A DNA window from Coffea arabica cultivar ET-39 chromosome 6c, Coffea Arabica ET-39 HiFi, whole genome shotgun sequence contains the following coding sequences:
- the LOC113692185 gene encoding cytochrome P450 93A3-like, giving the protein MAGIQGYIFLFLIWLIPTVLLRVLFTNRKLSRLPPSPLAFPIIGHLHLLAPIPHQALHRLSNRYGPLLHLFLGSVPCVVASSPEMAKEFLKTHENSFSNRPNSAVVDYITYGSQDFSFAPYGPFWKFMKKLCMTELLGGRTLDLLLPVRRNEITRFMELLSRKSKAGEAVDVGAELIRLANNLVSRMVMSRRCSENENEAADIKTIIHEIAELTGKFNVSDFIWFCKNLDLQGFKKRIRDVAERFDVMIEKILEEHQETRTKRRHNNDAGQQMKDLLDILLDISEDESSDIRLTRENIKAFILDIFAAGTDTSAITLEWALSELINHPHIMQKAVQEIDSNIGKNGLIDESDISKLPYLQAIVKETLRLHPTGPMIVRESSEDCEVAGYHIPAKTRLLVNVWAIGRDPNYWENPLEFRPERFVFEVGNVSKSQPDVRGQHFHLLPFGSGRRGCPGTSLALQVVQTSLAAMLQCFEWNVNGEGNGKVDMEEGPGITLPKARPLVCVPKARFNPLPI; this is encoded by the exons ATGGCCGGTATCCAGGGCTACATTTTTCTGTTCCTTATTTGGCTAATCCCCACCGTTCTCCTCCGTGTACTATTCACAAATCGAAAACTTTCTCGCCTTCCTCCAAGCCCGTTAGCCTTTCCGATCATCGGTCACCTCCATCTTCTTGCTCCAATACCCCATCAAGCTCTCCACAGGCTCTCAAATCGCTATGGACCTTTACTTCACTTGTTCCTTGGGTCTGTTCCTTGTGTTGTTGCTTCTTCACCCGAAATGGCGAAAGAGTTCCTCAAAACACATGAAAATTCCTTTTCTAACCGACCCAATTCTGCTGTTGTTGACTACATAACATATGGTTCACAGGATTTTTCCTTTGCCCCCTATGGACCTTTTTGGAAGTTCATGAAAAAGCTATGCATGACTGAACTTCTTGGAGGTCGGACACTAGACCTGTTACTTCCAGTTAGACGCAATGAGATAACGCGTTTTATGGAGCTGCTATCGCGAAAATCTAAAGCTGGTGAGGCAGTTGATGTTGGTGCAGAACTCATTAGGCTAGCAAACAATTTGGTATCAAGAATGGTTATGAGCAGACGATGCTCTGAGAATGAAAATGAGGCTGCAGACATAAAGACAATAATTCATGAGATAGCAGAGCTCACTGGGAAGTTTAATGTATCTGATTTTATCTggttttgcaagaatttggatTTGCAGGGATTTAAGAAGAGGATTAGAGATGTGGCTGAGAGGTTTGACGTAATGATTGAGAAGATCCTAGAGGAACATCAAGAGACAAGGACGAAGCGTCGGCATAACAATGATGCAGGTCAACAAATGAAGGATCTACTTGATATATTGCTCGATATATCCGAAGATGAAAGCTCAGACATAAGACTGACAAGAGAGAACATCAAGGCTTTTATCCTG GACATATTTGCAGCTGGGACTGACACTTCAGCCATTACACTAGAATGGGCACTGTCAGAGTTAATCAACCATCCACACATTATGCAAAAGGCAGTCCAAGAGATTGACTCTAACATAGGAAAAAACGGACTTATAGATGAATCAGATATTTCAAAACTTCCTTACCTTCAAGCTATAGTAAAAGAAACTCTGAGGCTTCATCCAACAGGGCCGATGATCGTAAGAGAGTCTAGTGAAGACTGCGAAGTTGCAGGTTACCACATACCAGCAAAAACTCGACTTCTCGTTAACGTATGGGCTATTGGAAGGGACCCCAATTACTGGGAGAATCCACTTGAATTTCGTCCAGAGAGGTTTGTTTTTGAAGTGGGGAATGTCAGCAAAAGCCAGCCAGATGTAAGGGGGCAGCATTTTCATCTGTTGCCATTTGGGAGTGGGAGAAGAGGTTGCCCTGGAACTTCATTGGCTTTACAAGTTGTTCAAACAAGTCTTGCAGCAATGCTTCAGTGCTTTGAGTGGAATGTTAATGGTGAAGGAAATGGTAAAGTGGATATGGAAGAAGGACCTGGTATTACCCTTCCGAAAGCTCGTCCTTTAGTTTGCGTCCCAAAGGCTAGGTTCAATCCACTTCCAATATGA